The region CTTCTTTTGATATGACCATGGACAGCGATAAAAATATTACTGCACATTTCAGCCAGATTGTTGTTCCCGAATACGCGCTTACTTCCTCGGTCTCCGGTAGCGGAAGTATAACGCCATCAAGCGGCACTTACGATGAGGGAACAGTCCTTACACTTACCGCAACTCCTGCGCAAGGATGGCAATTTGTACGGTGGGAAGGGGATGGAAGTGGAACGATAGCATCGCTTGAACTCACAATGGATGCTGATAAAAATGTGCAGGCGGTGTTTTCTGAGATTCCACCAAATGAATATGCTTTGACCGTTTCTGTCGATGGTAATGGAACAGTAACACCCGGCAGTGGCACGTATACTGAAGGAACTGTTGTTGGTTTGGCTGCAGCTCCCGACCCGGGGTGGGCATTTGACCACTGGAGTGGCAATGCTTCGGGAAGTCAAACGGCTGCCTCGGTAACAATGGATGCTGACAAAAGTGTAACTGGACATTTCGTTCCGCTGTTTACTCTAAGCACCTCTGTAACTGGCCAGGGAAGTATATCCCTCAATCCTCCAGGGGGGACCTATGAATCGGGAGCTGTTGTGGTAGCAACTGCAGCACCACAAGTAGATTGGTTTTTTTCCGGATGGTCAGGGGATGCAACCGGGAATGTGGCTTCTATTGATGTTACAATGAACACGAACAAGTCGGTAGCTGCAACTTTTTTGCACTGCTCCGAAGGCATGGTGTTGATTCCTTCGAAACTGAAGGAATTCACTATGGGGTATAGCGCCGGGCAGGTTTATATTGAAAGCCCCGTGCACGATGTTTCATTTACGTATGATTTCTGGATGGACACTACGGAAGTAACTCAGGAACGGTATGAAGATGTTATGGGTTTTAATCCGGCTGATTCTCTTGGAGAAATCGGCAATTTCCCAGTCTGTTATGTAAATTGGTATGATGCAGTCCGCTTTTGCATACAGCTCAGTGCTCAGAGAGGGCTTCCTGTATGTTATGACACCGGTACTGGAACAGGAGATGTCTGGACTTGCGATATAACCTTGCCCGGCTACAGACTTCCAACGAGCGCAGAATGGGAATTCGCCTGCAGGGCAAACACTACATCGCAGTTCTACTGGGGAGATGCACTTGACGGCACCTATGCATGGTATTCTTCCAACAGCGGAGGCTCAGGGCATGCTGTAGCGACAGCGCAACCCAATGGTTTTAATCTTTATGATATGTCAGGCAATGTCTGGGAATGGTGCAATGATGTTTTTGTTGATTATAGCAATTCTGATCCGGAAACAGATCCAACCGGTCCGACTCCAACAGCGACTTCGAATCGGGTACGAAGAGGCGGTTATTGGGGAGATGTGGGTCCTAAAGAATTACGATCTTCTTTCAGATGGAATGGAAGGCTTAACTTGCATCGTGGAATAGGCTTTCGTGTTGCTCGTACTAAAACAGAATGATATTCATGGATAATACTGTTCAAAAAAGAATCGAAGAAAACATCCGTTATACTTCGAACTGGTGGGGCAAACAAAACCCGTTGCGCACCTTTTTTTCATATACCGAGAAGTTTCATGCTCATACTTTTCTGAAAGCATTTACAAAATATTCTGCGAATGAGAAGTATTTAATCGATATCGGTTTTGGTGATGCCTATTTGATTGAGAAGATCTTTACAAGAGATAAAAATGAAAAAGTCACAGTAATCGGTACCGATATTTCGATAGCGAATGTAACCGCATTTACTAAAAGAGCTATCGGAAAAGGGCTCTCCCATGCATATGCTTTATCTGTAGATCCCTTTCAGTCCTTGTTGCCGATCAAAAGTGAGTCAATCGATTATGTTAATTGCAGCCATGTATTGGAGCATGTAGTTTCGGATTCAGAGCTGGTAAAAGAAATCCACAGGATTTTAAAGCCGGACGGCACGGCTTTTTTCATGGTACCGCTGAATGAAAAAGGCTGGGATGTCCCGACTCATGTAAGAAAGTATACAAACAATTCTATTAAGAATGTCATTGAGAAGAAATTCGTGATTTCATTCACTGAAGAAAATGATGCATTTTCGCGGATGATCCTTTATTGTGCGGTGCATAAAAACTTTTTTACACTGATTTTTAAACGGTCGCTAATATTTCTCCTCTGCCTGCTGCCCTTTCCCGTCCAATCGGCTCTCGACAGGCTATTCAGATCTTTCGGGTTTAAAGCTTCTCAAATACTTCTTATCGCCGGAAAAAAGTAAGGTTGATCAAATCCGACTGCGATGGCTAATCCAAGAAATTGGCACTGTTCTCAATAAATATTTTATGCCAGAGGAACAGGAAAAAGAGTGTCCTGAATTTGTTGCCGTAAAATGGTTGGCTATACCTTCTTTCAATTATATCCCGGATATGCTTTTTCTGCAATATCGAATACAGCGGTGAGTCTTCAAATAATGTGTCGAGATATTTCTCTGGAATAAGGCTTTCGAAGGGAAAATCGAAACCGTGCTTTCTCTTTTTAATTATCTGACTGGGCAGGATATCCTGAAACGCTTGTTTGATGATATATTTCCCTGTCAGCACCCGGAGCTTATAATTAACCGGCATTGTAAACGCATTTTCAACCAGCACGTGATCCAGAAAAGGCAGTCGAGTTTCAAGGTTGAACGCCATGCCAATTTTATCGGTTTTAAGGAGGATGTCATCAGGAAGCCAGCTCATCAGGTCGAGTAATTGCGCTCCAATGAGCGGGTGGAGGTCTTTATCAATTTTATTTACCAGTGATTGCTCGCAATCAAGAGAAGCTTCACGGCTGCAAAATAAGGCGGTCCTTTCGTTGAGGTCATAGCTGGAAAGCATCCTGAAATACGCGTTTCGGACATCGCTCCATACTGAAGATGCATTTGAGCGGGATGAGATTTTTCCTTTCAGAAAATAAT is a window of Chitinivibrionales bacterium DNA encoding:
- a CDS encoding SUMF1/EgtB/PvdO family nonheme iron enzyme, which gives rise to TLTAIPDSGWHFKEWNGGPADGDTSAAITFPVLGNYSITALFEKDPVWYTISITTAGEGSVLAVPQADSYIEGDSVVVTANALQGWKFDHWEGDASGTNSSIIVTVDSNLAIAAHFSEMSADSFALAVTASGSGSVQPDGGRYADGADVQLIATASAGWVFDFWSGNASGTNCTTVVTMNSDKNVTANFTQTFLLSTTTQGQGGVSLDPPGGAYRSGATINVTAVPSAGWQFDHWSGALTGTDAATSISMDAEKSIVAHFVAIPAPVCTLTVSTSGNGSAIPSSGNYPKDTVLSLLATPSVGWQFDYWSGDASGTVSPLSVTLSTSKEITAHFSQIPATQYTLVVGTNGSGSVTPNGGTYDEGTVVTVAATPEQGWQFDHWEGTTDATIASFDMTMDSDKNITAHFSQIVVPEYALTSSVSGSGSITPSSGTYDEGTVLTLTATPAQGWQFVRWEGDGSGTIASLELTMDADKNVQAVFSEIPPNEYALTVSVDGNGTVTPGSGTYTEGTVVGLAAAPDPGWAFDHWSGNASGSQTAASVTMDADKSVTGHFVPLFTLSTSVTGQGSISLNPPGGTYESGAVVVATAAPQVDWFFSGWSGDATGNVASIDVTMNTNKSVAATFLHCSEGMVLIPSKLKEFTMGYSAGQVYIESPVHDVSFTYDFWMDTTEVTQERYEDVMGFNPADSLGEIGNFPVCYVNWYDAVRFCIQLSAQRGLPVCYDTGTGTGDVWTCDITLPGYRLPTSAEWEFACRANTTSQFYWGDALDGTYAWYSSNSGGSGHAVATAQPNGFNLYDMSGNVWEWCNDVFVDYSNSDPETDPTGPTPTATSNRVRRGGYWGDVGPKELRSSFRWNGRLNLHRGIGFRVARTKTE
- a CDS encoding methyltransferase domain-containing protein — translated: MIFMDNTVQKRIEENIRYTSNWWGKQNPLRTFFSYTEKFHAHTFLKAFTKYSANEKYLIDIGFGDAYLIEKIFTRDKNEKVTVIGTDISIANVTAFTKRAIGKGLSHAYALSVDPFQSLLPIKSESIDYVNCSHVLEHVVSDSELVKEIHRILKPDGTAFFMVPLNEKGWDVPTHVRKYTNNSIKNVIEKKFVISFTEENDAFSRMILYCAVHKNFFTLIFKRSLIFLLCLLPFPVQSALDRLFRSFGFKASQILLIAGKK